The sequence ctggtatatggccaacctggcactgctatcCTGGTACCCTTCTCGTGCCACGGTGGCTCTGCAAGGGTGGCCAGGTGGCTCTGCTTAGTTttaaggctggcagtgccaaggtgcccattgtCATGTGGAAGGTCAggttaccaccctgccctgtcctcaaCCACCTCAGGGTCTCTAATAGCTTGCAAGATGCCTAAGAGGTGCCATTGTACCTGGTCCATGATTGTGTGGACCATTACTATATGGTGCCTGGCGAGGTCTCGCAGGCGCAGCCGTTGAGCCCCGGGCGCCAGGTGAATTTGGCATCCAGATATTTAAATGAGTaattgggctcatttaaatatgcagatctggatggAGACTCGCAGCTCTCAATCCGAAGTTTGTGGTTTCAAACCCTGATCTGGAGGTTTGCCCAGCAAATGTCAGGTCCAGATCGGACTGGGTGGAAAGATTCAGGTGGTTCGCGATCGCACCAGTGCCCGACGCGTTCCCTGATTTGGGGCTCTCACGCAATTCACTCAATGTGCCCAGATCCGCGCCAGGTGCAATGGGTTTGCTGAATTGTTCCCTAGTTTTTCCAAATTACGCTTTTAAAGAAAGCGCCTGCTTCACTTTTAACAACTAATCCCGTGCAGGATAGATTGTAGGActtatttgtcttgactgctgtgcaaactgctaacaattgctttaactctcaattcccaatctgtattaaaatggcatcaaacattTTTTTAACCTTTGAAGGGTGctatcccactttaaatctgattACTACAATTGTCTCTTTAAATTAGAATACTacgtttactcttccttgaattcttttgAACAATACTTTGATCTTTCTtaacttaactccagacttcctGATAGtttatcttcatttctctagtttccttaactagtttCTCTTCaaatctctgcacttgttttcttaaccattgcaCCATGGTATGGCTATTCATCTAGCAAAGCtgggagagatgttccctctccaactgaaccaattgcttctagcagagctgcatgagctgccttctttctcATTTTGATTTGAATTGATTTGATATATTAttctcacatgtattagtatgcagtgaaaagtattgtttcttgcatgctatacaggcaacgcatactgtacatagggaaggaaggagagactgcagaatataatgttacagtcataactagggtgcagagaaaatatcaacttaatatgagtaggtccattcaaaagtctgatggcagtatggaataagctgttcttgagtcaggtgttatgtgacctcaaacatttgtatcttttttgtgatggaagaaggtggaagagagtatgtccggtgtgcatggggtccttaattatgctggctgccttctcAATGCATATCTCCAATTGCAACCATTCACATTCCacaaaagaaagaaacaaaaacaccaccagctccaagtcacacatcatcctgacttggaaatgtaaccaggaggccattcagtcctttgatcttgctccaccattcaattagatcaaacTTCATCTTTATCTTGACTACATTTCTTGGTACCTAATCCTTCTGTAATGAGAACCAGAAATGTGAGAAAGAAATATTGGGATGGATATTATGGGGGCGGTAAGGGGGCATTGAGGTCAGGCTTgcatcccccctcatccccccacctACCCCTCCACCTATTCCCACCCAACTACACCCCGTAAGTAAAATCGGTGAGTCCATACCAGTCCGTCCCAGAGCTATAAGGTGTTACCTGCCagtgggacttctgcccctcatTGCCCCAATGGATCCTGTAGTGAAGTACATCTGGGGTATTTGGATAGTGGTGGGTTTTGGAGAGCCGGTTAGTTGAAAGAAGTGGGGATACTATCTTGGGGAGGGTGTCTGCCCATCGAAGAGCAAATGGCACCCCCAAAAGATAGTAGCTCCTTTCCTTCCCAACCTTTTAAAAAGATTATAACAAAGCCACCTGCGTACTCCTGCCCGACTGCCCACACCAACCATATTATGGCATGGACAGTGTACTAGGACTCTTGATTATTTATTTCAATATGGGGGACACGCTGCTGACATGCACACCATGTTGTTGCAATCTGGAATATACTACCTGAGAGGGTGATGGAGAAAGATTCAGTggtgattttaaaaagaaaattggacaAATACTTGAAGGTTAAATAACCTACACGCCTATGGGCTAAGAACAGGGGccgtggatagctctttcaaagagtaagCCTAGGCACGATGGAATGAATGTCCTCCTTCCCtgcattctatgattcaaagactCTGGTGCCATTGCTGaacaaatgtttttgttttatatcTGGAAAACAGATAACATTTTCAGTGAAGCAAAACCAAAATACTGCAaaagctagaaatctgaaatgaaaacaaaagtggtataaacactcagcaggtcaggcggtatctatggagagagaaacagagttaatgggcgggattctccgacccggccgggggccggcgtgaatcccgcccccgcggtctcccgaagtctccagcaccagagattaggcgggggcgggaatcgcgctgcgcctgccggcgggcccccccggcgattctcaggcccgcgatggccgaagtcccaccgctgtcatgccggtcccgctggcgtgaatcaaaccatctaccttaccggcgggaccaggcgccgtgggcaggctctggggacctggggggggggggggggggcacggggcgatctggcccgggggggtgccggtggcctggcccgcgatcggggcccaccaattggcgggcctgtgctgtgggggcactcttttcctttcgcgttcaccatagtcttcacgatgacatcagcagccgctgatgctccggcgcatgcgcgaagtccggcgaagtccctttggccccggctgccgtggcgccaaaggccgttcccgccggccggcagggcgccaaccactccggcgcgggcctggcccctcaaggttagggcttggcccctaaagatgcagggacttccgcacctttggggtggcccaacgccggagtggttcacgccactccatcccgccgggaccccccgccccgccaggtgggggagaattccgcccaatgtttcagATTAATGACCTTTTTTCAGAACTGGAAAAGGTTAGAGATGTAAGAGATGtaaagcaagcatggagacaggggAAGGGAGAAGGATGAGCCGGAAAGAACAAAAGGTGATGTCTGCAATTAAGCCATAGGAAGATTGATTAAATGACAAGTGGTGCAATTCAAAATGAGATGGCAGTGGGGTATTTTTCAGAGGTTATTTCTTAGAAAATGTTTCATGTTGTGAATTATGCCAATGACATTTGAGGTTTTATGCATGAAACTTGGAAGCATGTTTATTAAAATAACTAACAAATCTTCCTGCAGACAGAAAAGAGGTTGTGAAAATACCTTCGACTCTGGAGGTCGATGTGAGGGATGTAACGGAGGACCAGAAAGATATTACGTTCATCAAACCACTGTCACTGTCTGATATTGTAAACCAGCCGCATGAGAAATTTCCAatgttggtcaaaatcctggaagcccCAGAAGAGCAGTCCCCCTTTAAGAGCGAATGGTTTCACTCACTGAGGAAGGGTAAGGTTCTGAAAATTTACAAGAAGCAGTTATTGAAGAATGTCCTTGCCACTTCCATGCTTAACAAGGTCAGTCGGCATTTCTTAATTTCCACAACCTACAAGGGAACTTTCAGAAGGCGACCAAGGGAGTTTGCGACGGTGTTCGATCTCTGCAATGCCATCAACCAAGAAGATCCTCTGAATGTTGTGGTTACAAAAGACTGCATGTGGAATGACGGTGGATTGTCTTCTCTATGTGTCGGTGACCGTTTGCTCACCATGTTTAAGACTACTGTGCAAGTGTCCTTTGACGGCGTACCTCAAAATATGGACGTGCTCATGTGCAGCAAGATTCTAGAAGATGAGGATGAAGATGAATCGGTGATGCTTCCTTTGTACCTGGAGGGCCGATTTGTAGAAGATGTCCATGACACCAAGAGATACAAAATCTTGGAAATATGTGATAAATTCAAACTCCCTTTTCAAGTGAAAGTCACGTCAAAAGATCCTTCTTTACCAACTGATATCTTAACATCCTTCCCAGCAATCAAAATGGAGGAGATAATCAAGATGCCCAATTTGGTTGTCAGTTTTCTGGAGGGTCATTCAGAGTCCTTCTCAATTCCAGTTGACTGGATGACCATGACTGTCTGCCTCTTGGAAGACTGTCATGTGGAAGACCATAGCCTTAAAAATGCAGCCTCGCTAGAAGAGTTGACCGATTTCATGTACTATAATCTACGGAAATGTTCTACTACAACTTTGTGTCCCCCACCTCGACCACCCAAAAGACCAAGCACAGATATTCTCTCGCCAGAACCTGCTCCTGTTCGACCCCCTTGTCGCTCTCCTTTTCCAGATTCTAAGCAGCAACAACCACCTTTACCCCCTAAGGTAACAATTATCTGAGTTTTAAAAAGTCtaatgttcagttctgggcactacACTTCAGTAAGGATATCTTGGTCTTCAAAATGAGTGAAGTGCAGATTCACTAGAATGGTTCAAAACAAAAAGGGTTTAAATATGAGGAGTATTTGCATAGGCTAGATTTCATTCTCTAGAGATCTTTACTCATTTTAGATTTACTCACAGTGTGAAAGATTACAAGTATATACCTCCTAACTCAGCCAAGCCGCATTGTTAGtaagtgtttctttaaatgtgCTCAGGTAACAACCAAGTAACATTCAAGTAATCAATGTCCTCGATTGGCGTATGATTAACAATGGTTGCAAAGTATTGTCTCTCGCATCTGCATTGCCGCCTTTGACTCTCTTTCTGTTCCTTCACTTTTGTTCATTGACACCTTCACCTTCCattcctctccctctgtctctgtctctccatgCCTCTTTCTTAACTCACTTGAACACTCCCTTTTTTCCTCTGCTTCTCAGTCCATTGTTTCTATCTCTCTTTCGTTTGTCTCTGCAACATTTTGTACCCTCCCTTCTGCAGCATTTCTACAGTCATGTGGAACATtggggagatagggagagagagagattagagAGTGTGCTCAGGGGCAAGGAGAAAACTGTTGGGCAAGGGACAGTACAGTTTTGAAACTTAGAATTTGGTGCTGGAGACTTAAAAtaaatggtgggggaggggatggcagTGCTTGTGTTTGCAACCTGAGAGGGTGGATTTGACATGGTCTTCCTCGTTCTTGTTAGACAGATCTCGACTCACACCAGTAGAAAGTGGTTCCATTCAGAAAGATTCAGATTAAAATTCCCTCAACTCTACCCCCATCAAAGTGCCCTATTTTCATTCTCAGAAGAGCTTGCTTATTGCACCTTCCTGAAGTTTAACTTCTCTCCCTACCGCCCATGACCAGTCAGAGTCACTGGCAGTTTAATATAACTTGGGCAAATACATGGATGCAGGCGACACAGATGTTTATGGACATGTATATGgacatccctccatggcctcgtccCTCCTTAGCTCTATAATCTCCTCTAGCCTCACAACTGCTGAGACCGCACACTTCCAAATTCAGCTTCTTGAGAATTGCTGACTTTAATCTCTTCGATACTGGGAGCCATGCATTCAGCTCCTGagattggggtgggattctccgtcagctgacggtgaaattgggaaaggtgattgttatattactgggtttaAGTAATATATGTCGTTATTAACTGTAgatgatgttgaagaacactCGAGTCTTTGAAGTAAATTGAAataatttattaagtaacgataaaactaataaatgagttcaACACTCTACTGAACTAACTCTAGTAATAAAGTAATGAGAaataactgtacaaactgtatctaagcTACAGTGGTGTTTAGGCTGTGATCTTACTCTGTTACACTGCTGCTATCTGGTAACTCCTGCATGGAAAGAGAGTAGAGCTTCTGGGAACTCAGTTATGCAGTGGATCtagtaatgccctctagtggtaggtgttgtgattaaccctttaaTTACATacctgtctgcatatcattacatcccccccTTTTGTTTCTCATTTCTTGCTTGGAAACAAGTAAAAATGGATAGTGAGATTAAAGGTAAGAACATGATATGTACACAGCAAATATGTTCAACAAAATGCTCAGAAATGCAGTCTTTTAGGTTGTCTTCTCGTTCTCGATGACCTTCTTAAAAGTTGTGGTGGAGACGTCGATGTTTTGATAGTTGTGTGTGAAGCACGACTAATAGAGTTATTAGTTATGATGTCCCAAAATATCTCTTCATTAAATGGAACTTGAGGAAAAAGTAATTGTGGGCGTGTGTTTTTGAAGTGCCCTTCGATTTCTACGAATGACGTTGCCACCAGAAGTTTTGAGAATATAGGATCTGGGTGCGGCTTGTCAAATGatgacagctggagcagaccaacTGCCATCAGGAATTTTGATTCTGACAGTATCCTCTGGAGATAGTGATTCCAGAGTGGTTGCATGTCTGTTGTAGTAATACGTTCGAGCAATACGAAGCTGTTTCATCTTCTCTATCACCGGTAGGTGATCTGGATGAGGTAGTTATAGAGCCGGAAGTGTTGTTCTCAGATCCCTGTTCATCAGAAGTTGAGCTGGTGAAATGCCAGTGGATAATGGAGTAGCACGATATGAGAGTAGTGCTCGGTGAATGTCGGATGCTGAATCCGAGGCTTTGTTGATCAGCTGCTTGACTATGTGCAACCCCTTTtcaactttgccattggactgcgggtaGTGCAGACTAGAGGCGATGTGCTTAAAGTTGTAGCATTTTGCAAATTCAGTCCAGTCTTGACTGTGAAAGCACGGTCTGTTGTCAGTCATAACAGTGTTCGGTATGCCATGACGAGAGGAAGTTTATTTGCATGCTCTGATCACGGTCTTTGAGGTGAGGTCTGACATCTTCAATACTTcaggatagtttgagtagttgtcTATAAGGTGTATGTAATCACAACCATTAGAATGGAATAAGTCAATGCCTACGTTGGACCAAGGAGAGGTTTCCAAGTCATGTGGTTGAAGAGTCTCCTTACTCTGTGCTGGTTGGAACTCTTGACAGGTCTCACATCCcaagaccatgtccgtgatgtccttattgatgccaggccagttgaTGGCTTGTCTTGCCCTTTGTCTTCATTTTTTTATCCCGAGGTGTCCCTCGTGAATTTGGCGAAGTACCATAGGCCTGAAACGCAGTGAAATTACTATTCTATCCAGCCTCAGCAGTATTTCATTAATCATCGTTAAGTCGGCTTGAACATTGTGGAATTGCGGATTTCCCTTTCGGACACCCATTGTTGAGGTTATGAATGACTCATTGTAGCAATAGACCTTTTTTCGTTTCTTCTCTTATGAGAATTATTTTTTTGCCCATTGCAGGAAGGTTGTCTGCTCACATTTGTACCTGAGACTCGATGTGTTGAATTATCTCTAGTGGTTCTCCTGCAAAGTGACTGAACGAGACAATGCATCTGCAATAATTAGATCTTTGCCAGGCGTATATACAAGATTGAaatcatgggtggaattctccgactcccctcAGGGTCGGGGTATCGCCCAGGgctggcgtggtttaaaccacctctgtgccggcgggagcatggCGGAGGCGGTAgaaaccccctccaccgcgcatgcgccggtggtgacgtcagtggccgctaacgctccggcgcatgtgcggactcaccccgacaggcgaaggcctttcggccagccccgatgccgggcggcatggcgccaaaggccgttggcaccagtcggcggagcgggagccactccggcgcgggcctagcccctaaaggtgcgaagaattccgcacatttgggaaggcccgacgccggagtggttgacgccactccgctacgccgggacccccgccccgctgggtaggggagaatttcgccccttaccTCCGAAgtttgagtagtattctttgtaATCGAGGAGTCATGTCATTTAGATTCTTTTGAATGATATGCACCAGCGGTCTATGATCCATTTCAACTATGATGTTGGCAGGCCAtaaacataatcatggaattttaaGATACCAGTCAGGAGACTTaaacattccttttcaatttgagcgAACCAAGTCTCTGTTGGTGTCATTGCACGTGATGTATATGCTGTTGGAACCCATGACAAGGTGTTGTCTTTCTGTAACAACACTGCTCCAGTTCCATCCTG comes from Scyliorhinus canicula chromosome 1, sScyCan1.1, whole genome shotgun sequence and encodes:
- the themis2 gene encoding protein THEMIS isoform X1 is translated as MADFYCADSEITSLQDYICSLDLSTLPRILEIHSGVYFQGSVYEISGNECCLSTGDLIKIIHVELQKIVCENMDNESKFDLSLNYSGNFKLIPDGFPFTSVEEIIKSIETENQNPELITFQSLGNIIANHVVIGKGEPITVTSTEFREGQMYADCIVDGDFEQVHVALPFMLKGEFYECEDNNLYTVKDIIESKVLTKRRIRLAETKGVCMPKHFNGALVLSPVYEIQAIMHYRKEVVKIPSTLEVDVRDVTEDQKDITFIKPLSLSDIVNQPHEKFPMLVKILEAPEEQSPFKSEWFHSLRKGKVLKIYKKQLLKNVLATSMLNKVSRHFLISTTYKGTFRRRPREFATVFDLCNAINQEDPLNVVVTKDCMWNDGGLSSLCVGDRLLTMFKTTVQVSFDGVPQNMDVLMCSKILEDEDEDESVMLPLYLEGRFVEDVHDTKRYKILEICDKFKLPFQVKVTSKDPSLPTDILTSFPAIKMEEIIKMPNLVVSFLEGHSESFSIPVDWMTMTVCLLEDCHVEDHSLKNAASLEELTDFMYYNLRKCSTTTLCPPPRPPKRPSTDILSPEPAPVRPPCRSPFPDSKQQQPPLPPKGIPVPLKSDTITMHEAMPPSLRKPFSIHSAQAAPNEYAKAQKGKTKLAPEVPEKESDDDSDHDYEQIEEGLALMALQKVKRWAF
- the themis2 gene encoding protein THEMIS isoform X2 is translated as MDNESKFDLSLNYSGNFKLIPDGFPFTSVEEIIKSIETENQNPELITFQSLGNIIANHVVIGKGEPITVTSTEFREGQMYADCIVDGDFEQVHVALPFMLKGEFYECEDNNLYTVKDIIESKVLTKRRIRLAETKGVCMPKHFNGALVLSPVYEIQAIMHYRKEVVKIPSTLEVDVRDVTEDQKDITFIKPLSLSDIVNQPHEKFPMLVKILEAPEEQSPFKSEWFHSLRKGKVLKIYKKQLLKNVLATSMLNKVSRHFLISTTYKGTFRRRPREFATVFDLCNAINQEDPLNVVVTKDCMWNDGGLSSLCVGDRLLTMFKTTVQVSFDGVPQNMDVLMCSKILEDEDEDESVMLPLYLEGRFVEDVHDTKRYKILEICDKFKLPFQVKVTSKDPSLPTDILTSFPAIKMEEIIKMPNLVVSFLEGHSESFSIPVDWMTMTVCLLEDCHVEDHSLKNAASLEELTDFMYYNLRKCSTTTLCPPPRPPKRPSTDILSPEPAPVRPPCRSPFPDSKQQQPPLPPKGIPVPLKSDTITMHEAMPPSLRKPFSIHSAQAAPNEYAKAQKGKTKLAPEVPEKESDDDSDHDYEQIEEGLALMALQKVKRWAF